Proteins from a single region of Fischerella sp. PCC 9605:
- a CDS encoding four helix bundle protein: MALKEARETRYWLRILITTQIIESSKLLSLLTESEELIKIIAAIIVKTKQNNSK, from the coding sequence ATTGCTCTTAAAGAAGCTAGAGAAACAAGATATTGGTTGAGAATTCTGATAACTACGCAAATAATCGAATCATCAAAATTGTTGTCATTACTAACAGAAAGTGAAGAACTCATCAAAATAATCGCTGCGATAATAGTCAAAACCAAGCAGAACAATTCCAAATAA